A stretch of Paracoccus sp. MA DNA encodes these proteins:
- the fdhE gene encoding formate dehydrogenase accessory protein FdhE — MSTALNPDPAMIGGVAKVPLARLPEPAALFSTRAERFDFLAGHSPNLAPYLRFLAGICRAQAGLVGDLPRPEAPPPERIELARASRMPPLDRNAMRDGLAQALPLLLERLASLEMPEPARLALGALQAAEPADLDWVMGNVLTDTIPEDSVAPHLFAAAALQVHAAMQAAALDAEKLVPIRTGTCPACGGRPATSLVTESLGAEGARYCACATCQTLWNEVRVKCLCCGSTKGISYRSVETGEATVKAEVCRECGSWVKILYQNRNPSLEPIADDVASLGLDLMMRDTEWKRGGFDPFLTGY; from the coding sequence ATGTCCACCGCCCTGAATCCCGATCCCGCGATGATCGGCGGCGTCGCCAAGGTCCCCCTGGCGCGCCTGCCCGAGCCCGCGGCGCTGTTCTCGACCCGCGCCGAGCGGTTCGATTTCCTGGCCGGGCACAGCCCGAACCTTGCCCCCTACCTGCGGTTTCTGGCCGGGATCTGCCGGGCGCAGGCCGGTCTGGTCGGCGACCTGCCCCGCCCCGAGGCGCCGCCGCCCGAGCGGATCGAACTGGCTCGCGCCAGCCGCATGCCGCCCTTGGACCGCAACGCCATGCGCGACGGGCTGGCGCAGGCGCTGCCGCTGCTGCTGGAGCGGCTCGCCTCGCTTGAGATGCCCGAGCCCGCCCGGCTGGCGCTGGGGGCCTTGCAGGCGGCCGAGCCCGCGGATCTGGACTGGGTGATGGGCAATGTGCTGACCGACACCATCCCCGAGGACAGCGTCGCCCCGCATCTGTTCGCCGCCGCCGCCCTGCAGGTCCATGCCGCGATGCAGGCGGCTGCGCTGGACGCCGAAAAACTGGTGCCGATCCGCACCGGCACCTGCCCGGCCTGCGGCGGCCGCCCGGCCACCAGCCTCGTCACCGAAAGCCTTGGAGCCGAAGGGGCGCGCTATTGCGCCTGCGCTACCTGTCAGACGCTGTGGAACGAGGTGCGGGTGAAATGCCTCTGCTGCGGCTCGACCAAGGGCATCTCCTATCGCTCGGTCGAGACCGGCGAGGCCACGGTCAAGGCCGAGGTCTGCCGCGAATGCGGCAGCTGGGTCAAGATCCTGTATCAGAATCGCAATCCCTCGCTGGAACCCATCGCCGACGACGTCGCCAGCCTGGGCCTCGACCTGATGATGCGGGACACCGAATGGAAGCGGGGCGGCTTCGACCCCTTCCTGACCGGCTATTGA
- a CDS encoding formate dehydrogenase subunit gamma has product MPKRMFSAPGDHIESRHPVTVSRYRGITRLNHWVTAASLIVLLLSGLALFHPALYFLTGLFGGGQMTRWLHPFVGVLLFFSFLLLFLQMWRLNLPRPEDRTWVSHIGEVVRGEEEKLPELGKYNAGQKFVFWAMSVLIVVLIVSGVMIWQQYFPDLVSIAVRRWAVLIHALAAVAIILTFILHVYAAIWTRGTIRAMTRGTVTGGWAWRHHRKWLRELAGREGGGPAE; this is encoded by the coding sequence ATGCCGAAACGGATGTTCTCGGCCCCGGGCGACCATATCGAAAGCCGCCATCCGGTCACGGTCAGCCGCTATCGCGGCATCACGCGGCTGAACCATTGGGTGACGGCGGCCAGCCTGATCGTGCTGCTGCTTTCGGGGCTGGCGCTGTTTCACCCGGCGCTCTACTTCCTGACCGGGCTGTTCGGCGGCGGGCAGATGACGCGCTGGCTGCATCCCTTCGTGGGCGTGCTGCTGTTCTTCAGCTTCCTGTTGCTGTTCCTGCAGATGTGGCGGCTGAACCTGCCCCGGCCCGAGGACCGCACCTGGGTCAGCCATATCGGCGAGGTCGTCCGCGGCGAAGAGGAAAAGCTGCCCGAGCTGGGCAAATACAATGCCGGGCAGAAATTCGTCTTCTGGGCCATGTCGGTGCTGATCGTGGTGCTGATCGTCTCGGGCGTGATGATCTGGCAGCAATATTTCCCCGATCTGGTCTCGATCGCGGTGCGGCGCTGGGCGGTGCTGATCCATGCGCTGGCGGCGGTGGCGATCATCCTGACCTTCATCCTGCATGTCTATGCGGCGATCTGGACCCGCGGCACCATCCGTGCCATGACGCGCGGCACGGTGACCGGCGGCTGGGCCTGGCGGCACCATCGCAAATGGCTGCGCGAACTGGCTGGACGCGAGGGAGGCGGCCCGGCAGAGTAG